TCCGGCAAGAACATTCTGCGTAACAACACCTTTTTCGAGTCCCGCGGCACCCTGACCATGCGTCACGGCAACGGCAACCTGATTGAAGGCAACGTGTTCCTGGGCAATGGGGTGGACCACACCGGCGGTATCCGCGTAATCAATGCGGACCAGATGATTCGCAACAATTATCTCGAAGGTCTCACAGGCTATCGATTCGGGAGTGGGTTCACCGTGATGAACGGTGTTCCCAACTCTCCCATCAACCGCTACCACCAGGTGGTGAACGCGAAGATCGAGAACAACAGCTTTATCAACGTAGAGCATATCCACCTGGCCGCGGGCAGCGACCCCGAGCGCAGCGCGGTGCCGCAAGATTCCTCTATTGCCGACAACATCTTCTACAGCGAAAGCGGCAAGTCTCCCTTCTCTGTCTTCGACGATATCTCCGGCATTACCTTCGCCAACAATATCTCCAATGGCTTTGTGGACAAGAAAATCCACGAGGGAATTGATAAGGTCGTGGACAAACTGAAGCGCGCCGACAACGGCCTGCTCTATCCGGTCAGCGACTCAGCGGCGCAAAAAGGCGCAAGCAAAGATCTGGTGGTCACCACCAAAGAAATGACCGGCGCTCCCTGGTATCCGAAGTCCGAACCAGTCACCCCGTTTGGTAGTGGCAAGACCATCAGCGTGCGGCCCGGTGAGAATGCCCTGTTCAATGCCATTGTTAGCGCCGCCGACGGTGACACTCTGCTGCTGGAAAGCGGTGTGTACAGCGCAAGCAAGCGCCTGGATATCGACAAGACCCTGACGATCAAGGCGAAGAAGCAGGGCAAGGTTACCCTGACCAGCGAGCGTCCGGTGATGTTTGAAATCCAGGACGGCGGCAGTCTGTCGCTGGACGGTCTGGTGATTTCCGGAGCCAACAGCCCGGACAATGCCGGCAATATCCTGATCCGAACCTCGGTTTGGGGCATGCTGAAAAATTATCGCTTTTCCATGACCAACAGCCGGGTGGAAAACCTGGATATCAACCACTCCTATCACTTCTTTGATTCCGGTCTGCGCGCGTTTGCTGACACCATCACCCTGCACAACAATCACTTTGAAAATATCACCGGGGATCTGCTCAAACTGAATAAGGAGACGGACGATCTGGGTATTTACAACGCGGAGTATGTGATTGTTACCGGCAACACCTTCGAAAACGTGCAAGGTGCCATGGTGGATCTTTATCGCGGCGGTACCGATGAAAGTACCTTCGGCCCCCATATCGACTTCAGCAACAACACGGTCGCCGAATCCGGTAAAGGCAAGCGCAACAAGACACAGGCACTGATCAAACTCCATGGCACGCAAGTGGCGGATATTCGCGACAACCGGATCGAGAACAGTGCTGGCATCGTAGTCGAGCACACCGTCGGTGAGCCGGTCACCCATATTGCCAACAATCAGTTCTTCGGCGCGCCGCTGCCGGAAGTGACTGAGCTGGTGGCAAAAGGGCCGCACACTGCGATCCTCGCCAATAACGAAGTCAAGAACTGATCTAAAAAAAGAAGTAAAACCATGTTGGCGAATTCAGCTTTTCACACGCGCAAAACCCTCGCTGCCGGCATCACACTGGCCGCGGGCATGACTGCCGCAATGCTGGTCTTGAGTCCTCTGGCCGCCTATGCCGCCGACCACCCCAACCTGGTTATCAGTGCGGCGGATGTCGATGCCATGCAGGGGGCAATCAAACAGCCCGGCCGTTTTCGTAATGCCTTTCTTGCCACGCAGTCTGCCGTCGATCGCGCACTGCAAGCACCACTGGCTATACCCATGCCCGCCGATGCCGGCGGTGGCTACACCCATGAGCAGCACAAGAAAAACTACCAGCTGATGTATAACGCCGGGGTGCTGTATCAGATCACGCAGGATCCCAAGTACGCTGAGCGCGTGCGCGATATGCTGCTCGCCTACGCAGAGCTGTATCCCACACTGCCGTTACACCCAAAGCGTCGCTCGGGAGCGGATAACCCCGGCAAACTGTTCTGGCAGAGCCTTAACGAGGCGGTGTGGCTGGTTTACACCATCCAGGCATACGATCTGATTCTCCCATCTCTAACCGATGCGGAAGCAAAAAAGATTGAGCAGGGAGCCATTCGGCCGGTGGCCAAGTTCCTATCTATCGATTCGCCGAAGACCTTCAACAAGGTACACAACCACGGCACCTGGCTAACCGCCGGTGTGGGTATGGCCGGTTATGTGCTCGACGAGCCGGAGTGGGTGGAACAGGCACTACTGGACTTGGACAAATCTGGCAAAGGCGGCTTCCTTCGCCAGCTGAGCACACTCTTCTCGCCAGATGGCTACTATAACGAAGGCCCCTACTATCAGCGCTACGCGCTGATGCCATTCGTAACCTTTGCCAAGGCGATCGAAAACAATGAGCCAGAGCGGGGTATTTTTGAATACCGCGACGGTATCGTGATGAAAGCCATCGATACCACTATCCAGCTCAGCTACGACAACCTGTTTTTCCCGATCAACGATGCCATCAAAAGCAAGGGTATCGATACATCGGAGCTGGTACTGGGTGTCACCATCGCCTATGGCCATTCCGGCGACCCACAGCTGCTGGATATCGCGGCCAAGCAGGATCAGATCCTGCTGTCTGGCGATGGGCTTAAGGTTGCGAATGCTCTGGATGCAGGTCAGCAACAGCCCTACACCTTCAAATCTTTCGCTTTCCGCGACGGTAAAGACGGCGATGAAGGGGCACTGGTTGTCCTGCGCCAGCAAACTGACGGTGACCAGGCGCTGGTGTTCAAGCCCGCCGCACAAGGTATGGGCCACGGCCACTTCGACAAGCTCACCTGGCAGTTCTACGATCGCGGGGAAGAGATTGTTACCGACTACGGCGCCGCTCGCTTTCTGAATGTGGAAGCCAAGAATGGCGGTCGCTACCTGGAAGAGAACGAAACCTGGGCCAAGCAGACGGTCGCTCACAACACGGTTGTGGTGGATGAGACCTCTCACTTCGATAACAACCTGAAAGTTGCCAACCAGAATCACCCGGATCTGCTGTTCTTCCATGCGGACGACCAGGTCAAGATCAGCGCGGCAGAAATTGATTCCGCCTACCCGGGTGTGCGCCTGAAGCGCACCATGGCACTGGTGAACAGCCCGGAAAATGGTAAGACCTTTGCCATCGACGTATTCGATGTGGCGTCCAGCAAGGAACATCAGCTGGATCTGCCACTGCATTACAACGGTCAGCTGGTCGACACCAGCTTCAGGCTTCAGGGCTTCACCGACAATCTTAAGGCACTGGGCACCAATCATGGTTACCAGCACCTGTGGCTGAAAGCCCGTGGCAAGCCAGAGTCCGGCCTCGCACAGGTAACCTGGCTGAACGACAACGGCCGTTTTTATACCCAGTCGAGCCTGATGGATGGCGCTACCGAACTGCTGTTTACCGAGCTTGGAGCCAACGATCCCAATTTCAACCTGCGTTCGGAAAAGGGCTTCATTGCGCGCCGTGACGGCGTCAAGTCGCACACCTTCGTGAGCGTTCTGGAGCCGCACGGCCAATACAATCCGTCCAAGGAATTTACCCTCGAGGCAGAAAGCCAGGTGAACGCACTGGATCACCAGCGCGTTGGTGATCTGGAGCTGATCACAATCGGAACCAAAGATGGTGTGACCCAGTTGCTGGCGTACCACCGCAGCAAGGGTATCGCGGCCGATGCCAGGCACACCTTCAAATTCGGCGGCAGTGAGTACAGCTTTACCGGTCGCGCCAAACTTTTTCAATTCAACAATTAATAATGGCGGAGGAATGAATGCCCGCAACTGATGCATTTGTACAAGCGCAGGATGTCGAAGTCGAAGACCTGGGCGGCGGAATAAAACGGCAGATCCTCGGCCACGACGACAACCTGATGATTGTCAGAGTCTGGTTTGAGGAAGGGAGTATCGGCTATGTGCACAAACACCCACACACCCAGGTGAGCTATGTGGAGAGCGGGGAGTTTGAAGTGCAGGTCGATGGACGTAAAAAACTTTTGAAAGCCGGCGACAGTTTTTACATAGCACCACATTTGGAACATGGTGCCGTGTGCAAAAAGGCCGGAGTGCTACTCGATACCTTCAGCCCCTACCGGGAAGACTTTCTGGAAAACGAATCAGGAAAATAATAATGAAGAACTTACGCTGGACTATTGTGTCCCTGGTAGCCCTGGCTACCATCATCAACTATATCGACCGTACCGCGCTTTCGGTGATGTGGCCGGGCATTGCCGATGACCTCGGCATGGACAGTCACGACTACGCCAATATCATGAGTGTGTTCCTGATTGCCTACGCCATCGGTCAGGCGGTGTTTGGCCGGGTATTTGATGCAATCGGTACTCGTCTTGGTTTCATGCTTTCTATTGTGGTGTGGTCGATCTCCATCGCGCTGCACGCATTGGCCACGTCCGTGGCATCGTTCAGTCTTTTCCGCATCCTGCTAGGCTTCGGTGAAGCGGGTAACTGGCCCGGCGCTACCAAAGCGAACGCCGAGTGGTTCCCGGCCAAGGAGCGCGCACTTGCCCAGGGCATTTTTGGCGCTGGCGCGTCTGCGGGAAGCATTATTGCACCGCCGCTGGTTGCCTTTCTTTATGCCTTCCTCGGCTGGCAGGCCACCTTCGTAGTCGTGGCACTTCTCGGCTTTATCTGGCTCGTGCCCTGGCTGATCATCTACAAAAGTGGACCCGATGCGCACCCCTGGATTACCCAGGAAGAACGCGAGCTGATCCTGTCCGGGCAGATTACAGCGGAGAAAGACGAAGACGAGTATGTTCCGAATCTACGCGAGCTGCTGTCGCACCGCCAGAGCTGGAGTGTCATCTCCGCCCGCTTCTTCATTGAGCCGATCTGGTGGTTGTTTGTGGCCTGGTTGCCGCTGTATCTGAACGACAAATTCGGTTTTGACGTAAAAGCCATTGGTGCCTCTGCGTGGATTCCATACTGCGGCGCCGCAGCCGGCGCCCTGTTTGGGGGCTGGTTGTCTGGCAAGCTGATGAGCAGCGGCTGGAGCGTGAATAAGTCCCGCAAATTTGCCGTACTGTTTGGTGGCTGCTGTATGTTGCCCGCCCTGCTCGCCACCACAGTTGCTGCAACGCCCGCGGCAGCACTCGCGCTGATCACCGTAATCCTGTTTGGCTTCCAGGCTGCGATTAATAATATCCAGACACTGCCCAGCGACTACTTCTCCGGAAAAAGCGTTGCCAGCCTTGCCGGTATCAGCGGCGCCGTCGGTGTGATCAGTGTCATTACCGCCATTCAGTTGGTTCCATTCATTACCAACGATGGCACCTACTATCCGCCCTTCTTCATTCTCGGTGCTTCTCTGGTGCCGCTGATGTTGATCTCTGTTCTGTTTGTTGGGGGACGTATCACACCAGTACGTAGCAAACACGAAAAGAAGCAACTCGCTGACGCAGCGAGCTAGCTCAAACACAAGAAAATCTTCGATTCGACATCGGAAATCAAAATTACAGTCAGGAGTCACTATGAAACTTCAAGGTAAAGTAGCCATCGTCAGCGGTGGGGCACGGGACATCGGTAAAGCGGTTTCCCTGAAGCTGGCAGCAGAAGGCGCAAAGGTAGTGGTGAACTACTTTAGCAATGCACAGACTGCAGAAGAAACGCTGGCCGAGATCAAGGCAGCGGGCGGCGAAGCCATCATCGCCAAGGGCGACATGACCAAGCAGGCGGACGTGGCGAGCGTTGTCGCTGCGGCACAGGAAGCCTACGGCAAAACCATCGACGTCCTGGTGAATGTTGCCGGCGGCCTGGTAGAACGCAAAACCATCGAAGAGATGGACGAAGAGTTCTTCAACAAAGTTATCGCATTGAACCTGAACAGCACCTTCCTGCTGACCAAAGCCGTTGTTCCGCACATGGATGGCGGCGCTATCGTAAACCTGGCTTCCCAGGCTGGCCGTGATGGTGGTGGCCCCGGTGCTTCTGCGTACGCGACCTCCAAGGGTGCGGTGATGACCTTTACCCGCGCCATGGCGAAAGAGCTGGGACCAAAAAACATTCGTGTGAACTCCCTGTGCCCGGGCATGATCAGTACCACTTTCCACGATACCTTCACCAAAGATGCGGTGCGTGAAAATGTTGCGAACGCCACTCCGCTGAAGCGCGAGGGTAAAGCTCCGGAAGTCGCAGACGCGGTTGCCTACCTGGCGTCCGATGAAGCCTCTTTCATCACCGGCACCAACATCGACATCAACGGTGGACTGTTCTTCTCCTGATTTGGGGAAGAATGGCGAAATGGTACTTGAGGTAAACAGGCGTAACTCTTGGGCGAAATAGTGATGCACAAGCGCATAGCAGTCATCGGCGAATGTATGCTGGAAATGAACCTGGACGGCGATTGTCGCAGCTACCATAGCGAGCCCCGCTTACAGGCGGGTCTCTCGTTCGGCGGCGACACATTAAACACTGCGTTGTATATGTCCCGTCTCGGCGCCAGTGTCGATTATGTCACTGCGCTGGGGGATGATCATTTAAGTGATTGGATGATTCGCCAATGGCAGGCAGAAGGTATCGGTTGCGATCTGGTAAAGCGCGAGGCGAATGCAACGCCCGGGCTTTACCTGATCGAGACCGATAGCACCGGCGAGCGCACTTTCCACTACTGGCGAGACCGCGCACCGGCCAAACGGCTGTTGGACAGTGCGCAAGCGGCAACCCAGTTGTTTGCCCAGTTGAAGCGGTTTGATGCGATTTACCTCTCTGGGATCTCCCTCGCCATCCTGTCGCCCTATGGGCGCGAGTGCCTGTTCGATTTCCTTGCGGATTTTCGCCAGGGTGGCGGTCAGGTGATTTTCGACGGGAATTATCGACCGCGACTGTGGGGCAACGAGACACTAACCCGCAAAGCCTACGAACAGATGCTGCGGCTCACGGATATCGCATTGCCGACATTCGAAGACGAGCAGATGCTGTTTCATGACACAGATACCGATGCCGCGCTGGCGCGCTTGCAGGCGTGGGGAGTGGATGAAATCGTGCTGAAACTGGGCGGAGATGGGTGTCTGGTGGTACAGCGAAACCGGGACCCGCGACTGGTACCGACAAATAAAGTGGTACCCGTAGATACCACCGCGGCCGGTGATTCGTTCAATGCGGGTTACCTCGCCAGCCGTCTCGCTGGTGACAGTGCTGAGAAAGCAGCCGCAAACGGACACCGCTTGGCGAGCACGGTTATCCAACATCGCGGTGCCGTCATTGCGCGAAGCGCCATGCCAGAAGGTACCGAGACGGCCTGATAACCACGGTAAGCGGAATCATGCAAAGCGGCCAGTTGGCCGCTTTTTTATTGCGTGTCTTTTCGCGCCGTTGTCGTCCATTTCGTCACCGGAGGTCCCCCCGGACAATATCTGTCATAACGATTGGTTTTACCTCTTGGGGATTTATTTTATAAACGGCCAAATTAAAAATTTTTTTAAATCAGTTGCCGACCAGAAAAATCACTAAAAATGGATACAAAACAATAATTTACAGGGTTTTCACAGCAACCTATCTTACCAATACTGCTAACCAATGTTGTTGACAGGTTTTTCGGTTCGCGTTTAACTCGCCACTCTGAGAGCTAATAAAAACATAAGTGTTCTTACAATGAGAGGAAACCGTTACATGGATAACAATAAAACGTTTAAGAAGTTCGATAAGCAGAGTGCACTGAAGGATCTGAGTGTGCTGATGCTCTCCGCCTCTGCTATGGCATTTACCCCAATGGTTGCCGCCCAAACGGACGACGCCGCTGCGCTCGAAGAAGTGAGCGTGACCGGTATTCGTGCCAGCCTGGAGGCAGCCGCTGACGCAAAGCGCGACGACGCCCGAGTGGTTGACGCAGTTGTTGCGGAAGATATCGGTAAACTCCCGGACAACAACATCGCCGAAGCACTGCAGCGAGTGACCGGGGTTTCCATCAACCGCGACTTCGGTGTGGGCTCCGAGGTCTCCATTCGTGGCCTTAAGCAAAACCGCGTGGAAGTAAACGGCCGCTCCGTACTGGGTGATACCCGCAGCGGCATCGACTTCCAGGACTTCCCCGCCGCGTTCCTTGAAAAAGTGGAAGTGATCAAGTCGCCTACCCCGGAAATGACCGAAGGCGCGCTCGGCGGCACCATCAGCCTGAAAATGGCCCGTCCGCTGGATCTCAACGGACCTCTGGCCGCTGTATCTGTGCAGGGCGAGTACGCCGACAAGGCCGATAACTGGGCCCCTATCATCAACTCCGGCGTGGGCAACACCTGGGATCTGGGTGATGCCGGCACCTTTGGCGTGATTGCGTCTTTGGCCTACCAGGACCGCGAACTGCGTCGCGACGAATCCCTGGTGCAGCTGCAGGTCGGTGAGGTCGAGGGAATGCCCCCCGCACAGAATACCCCCAGCGGCAATTACGTATATGGCCGCGAGCATACCTTTAACCCGCGCACCGAAGTGCGTGAGCGCACCGCGATCAACCTCGCATTCCAGTGGGCGCCGGCGTCAGAGCAGGGTCAATTCTATCTGGACCTGAACTCCGTAGAGCGCGCGGGCAGCCAGGAGACGTTCTCACTGCTGCACATCCTCGACTCACCGACGGTGATTCCAGGACAAACCTACGAAGACGAAAATGGCCAGCTGCAAAACTTCATGTACGACGAAGTTCAGCCACTACAGACTGCCGGCTCCAGCTTCCGCAACAGCGACTCCTTCAGCCACGCGTTTGGTGGCGCATGGGATTTCACCGAGAAGCTGACCGTGAGTGGGGAATTTTCCTACGCAGAGTCCGATAGCTACACGCCTTTCTCTGAATTCCGTTTCCGCGGCATCGATCGCGAGCTGGAAGGCCAGGGCGCGGATGGTGAGAACAAATGGCTGATTCCGGTGACCTTCGAGAACAGCAACAACAGCGCACCGACCATCGACTTTGCCGACGGCTATGTATTTACCGATCAGCAAAATCAGGCGTTCCGCCGCTACGAAGATACCCGTACCTACATCGATAATGCAGAAAGCGCGTTCAAGTTCGACGTTGAGTATGCTGAGCCGTTCGGCCTTGAGTGGGTATCTTCCGTCAAAACCGGTGTGCGCGCGACATCGCGGGATTTCGAACAGAACCGCTACCAGTTCCGCATTACCAATATCTTCAAAAACTTGGAGGACGCGGACGGTAATCCGGACATCATCTGGATGGAAGATATCGCCGCACAGTTCCCGAATGCGATCAAGGACTACGATTTTAGCGGGGATGCGTTTGAACACACCGGCAGGAGTGGCGCTTACGACCTGGCTAAAGTAACCGCGTACGATGTGGGCCTTCTGCAAAACCAGCAGGCAACCTTCGATATCGTTCAGCAGCTGCTGGCCGGAACGAATATGGAGATCAGTGGCAGCCTTGCGGACAACCTTGCGTACCAGGAAGGCAGCTACTCGGAAGTGAATGAAGAAACGTCTGCCGCCTACGTCCAGGCCAATCTGGACTTTGGCGATGTGCGCGCTGTTGTAGGTGGTCGTTACGTCTCCACAGACGTCACCTCCAGGGCATACCAAGATGGCGACATCGTCTCCGACGGTGCCAGCTACGACGATTTCCTGCCGAGCGTTAACGTCACCTGGAGCCTCAACGAAGATACGCAATTGCGTTTTGCTGCGGCCAAGGTCATGCGCCGCGCCGACTTCAATGAGCTGAGCCCCGCCTACAACTATCGTGATGCCTACATCGCCGCCAGCCGGGGCAACCCGGATTTGGAGCCCTATCGCGCGACCCAGTATGACATTGCTGCCGAGCACTACTGGGACAGCAACATGGTGTCTGCCACCTTGTTCTACAAGGATGTTGAATCCTTCCTGACCCAGACCTTTGAATGTGAAAACCAGCCGGAAGTGGTCAGTACCCTGACCAATACCTCGGACTTCGACAAAATCTGTCTGTGGCAGGCGAATGGCATTCAGTACGCGAATGCGAACACGCCAATTTCTGAAATGGGTATTCTCACCGACTTCATCACCAACGGTGAGAACGGCAAGATTCAAGGGCTGGAGCTGGGTTACCAGCAAGCCTTCGACTTCCTGCCTGGTCGCTGGTCTGGCCTGGGCATCAGCGCCAACTACACCTACGCGGACAGTGAAGACCCGAATGGCGTTGCGCTGGAAGATATTTCTAAAAATACCTTCAACACGCAGTTTTACTACGAGTACGAAGGCCTGGGTATTCGCCTCGCCTACACCTATCGCGACCGCTTCCTGGATAGCGCGCAAACCAAACGCGTACTGCCGCTGGGTGAGCTCGTACTGGGCGCAGGTTCGGATGATCCAACACTGGGCAACGATTACCGCGAAGACCTCTCGCAATTGGACCTCTCTGCCAGCTATGACGTGACCGAAGACATTACGGTGATCGCAAACGTTACTAACCTGACCGCAGAGCCCACTATCAACACCGGTGCCAACGGCACAGCGTTCCAGATCATGGAAACTGACCGTCGCTACGTACTGGGTGTGCGCGCGAAGTTCTGATCCTCTCGTTGCACTCAAGCTTATTGCTGACCTCCAGCAATGAAGTACAGCCGGCGGTTTCACACCGCCGGCTGTATTCCCTGACCAGATTTGCCGCTCTTTTTCGTTATATCCCATGCAGAGTTGAGAGAACCGGATACTACCGGTGGCACTGCCGTGGTTTGAAAACTCGGTAAACGACGCAGCAGGTTTTAATTGCTGCCAATTAGAAAACCCTACATAAATACATAAAGAGGGTCCCATGAAATCAACATCTCTAGCGATGAAAGTAAGTTGCGCTGTCGTACTGTCTGCTTGTATTGCCAGTGCCAACGCATCCATTCTTAACCCTGGCTTTGAAAGCAGCTTTGACAACTGGGTCGACACCGATCCTTCTGCCCTTTCCGGCGTTGCTAACAGTGGCAGCAAGTCCGCAAAAGTTTCCGGTAGCGGTGGTCGCGTCGAACAGGAAGTTCCCGTCAGTTCAAACACCAATTATCGTTTGACCGCTTACGTGCGTGGGGCCGGCACCGTCGGTGCACAGGTGGGCGGATCTACGTTCGATAGCAGCGCAAGTCATTCCGACTGGCAACCGGTGTCAGTGGAGTTCAATTCCGGTAGTGCCAGCAGCATTACCATCTTCGGTAGTTATAACGGTGGCGAAGGTCGCTTCGATGATTTCGCCCTGGAGAGCCTCGGTACCGGGTCCAGCTCATCCAGCAGTTCCTCCAGCAGCTCCTCCAGTTCCGGCGGCGACAGCTGCACTTCAGGTAGCAGCCTTACCATTATTGCCGCAACGGATGATGGCACTAACGACGGTAACGGCCCGGCAAATGTACTCGACGGCAGCTTCGCGGCACAATCTCGCTGGTCCTCTCAGGGCATCAAATGGATCACGCTAGATCTCGGTGTCCCCCAAACCGTGCAGGCCATTGATATCGCATGGTACAAGGGCAACCAGCGAGCCAGCTTCTTTGAGGTCGAGACTTCGGCCGACAATAGCAACTGGACCGTGGTCCTATCTGGCGGGCAGTCGAGCGGTACCACAGCGGATTTTGAACGCTATGATCTCGCGGACACCAGCGCTCGCTATGTTCGCGTCACCGGCAGTGGCAACACCGCCAACAACTGGAACAGCATTCTGGAAATGGATGTAATCGGCTGCACGGAGAGCGGCAGCGGTTCCAGCTCTGGCGGATCCTCTTCCGGTTCCAGTAGTTCCAGCAGCAGTTCAGGTGGCAGCTCCAGCGGTGGCTCTGGCGGTTCCAGCTCGGGCGGAAGCCTCGATCCGAACCTGCCCCCGTCCAGCAACTTCGACCTGAGCGCCTGGTACCTGAGCGTGCCTACCGACAACAATGGCGATGGCAAGGCCGACTCCATCAAGGAAAATGACCTGAATGCAGGCTATGCAGATGGCACCTACTTCTATACTGCTGCCGATGGCGGCATGGTGTTCCGCTGCCCGATCGATGGCTATAAAACATCGACCAACACGTCCTATACCCGCACCGAGCTGCGCGAGATGCTACGTCGTGGCGACACCAGCATTGCCACCCAGGGGGTCAATGGAAACAACTGGGTATTCGGCTCCGCACCCGCTTCGGCACGTGAAGCAGCCGGCGGTGTCGACGGTGTTTTACGCGCAACCCTCGCGGTAAACCATGTCACCACTACCGGAGATAGCGGCCAGGTTGGACGGGTGATTGTTGGACAGATTCACGCCAACAACGACGAACCGCTGCGTCTTTACTACCGCAAGTTACCGGGCCACAGCAAAGGTTCTGTGTATATCGCCCATGAGCCAAACGGCGGCAGCGACAGCTGGTACGACATGATTGGCAGCCGTTCCAGCAGCGCCTCGGACCCGTCCGACGGTATCGCACTGGATGAAGTCTGGAGCTACGAGGTCAAGGTTGTCGGTAACACCCTCACCGTGACCATCTTCCGTGCTGGTAAAGACGATGTGGTACAGGTTGTGGATATGGGCAACAGCGG
This genomic interval from Microbulbifer sp. Q7 contains the following:
- a CDS encoding TonB-dependent receptor, with protein sequence MDNNKTFKKFDKQSALKDLSVLMLSASAMAFTPMVAAQTDDAAALEEVSVTGIRASLEAAADAKRDDARVVDAVVAEDIGKLPDNNIAEALQRVTGVSINRDFGVGSEVSIRGLKQNRVEVNGRSVLGDTRSGIDFQDFPAAFLEKVEVIKSPTPEMTEGALGGTISLKMARPLDLNGPLAAVSVQGEYADKADNWAPIINSGVGNTWDLGDAGTFGVIASLAYQDRELRRDESLVQLQVGEVEGMPPAQNTPSGNYVYGREHTFNPRTEVRERTAINLAFQWAPASEQGQFYLDLNSVERAGSQETFSLLHILDSPTVIPGQTYEDENGQLQNFMYDEVQPLQTAGSSFRNSDSFSHAFGGAWDFTEKLTVSGEFSYAESDSYTPFSEFRFRGIDRELEGQGADGENKWLIPVTFENSNNSAPTIDFADGYVFTDQQNQAFRRYEDTRTYIDNAESAFKFDVEYAEPFGLEWVSSVKTGVRATSRDFEQNRYQFRITNIFKNLEDADGNPDIIWMEDIAAQFPNAIKDYDFSGDAFEHTGRSGAYDLAKVTAYDVGLLQNQQATFDIVQQLLAGTNMEISGSLADNLAYQEGSYSEVNEETSAAYVQANLDFGDVRAVVGGRYVSTDVTSRAYQDGDIVSDGASYDDFLPSVNVTWSLNEDTQLRFAAAKVMRRADFNELSPAYNYRDAYIAASRGNPDLEPYRATQYDIAAEHYWDSNMVSATLFYKDVESFLTQTFECENQPEVVSTLTNTSDFDKICLWQANGIQYANANTPISEMGILTDFITNGENGKIQGLELGYQQAFDFLPGRWSGLGISANYTYADSEDPNGVALEDISKNTFNTQFYYEYEGLGIRLAYTYRDRFLDSAQTKRVLPLGELVLGAGSDDPTLGNDYREDLSQLDLSASYDVTEDITVIANVTNLTAEPTINTGANGTAFQIMETDRRYVLGVRAKF
- a CDS encoding polysaccharide lyase family 7 protein, translating into MKSTSLAMKVSCAVVLSACIASANASILNPGFESSFDNWVDTDPSALSGVANSGSKSAKVSGSGGRVEQEVPVSSNTNYRLTAYVRGAGTVGAQVGGSTFDSSASHSDWQPVSVEFNSGSASSITIFGSYNGGEGRFDDFALESLGTGSSSSSSSSSSSSSSGGDSCTSGSSLTIIAATDDGTNDGNGPANVLDGSFAAQSRWSSQGIKWITLDLGVPQTVQAIDIAWYKGNQRASFFEVETSADNSNWTVVLSGGQSSGTTADFERYDLADTSARYVRVTGSGNTANNWNSILEMDVIGCTESGSGSSSGGSSSGSSSSSSSSGGSSSGGSGGSSSGGSLDPNLPPSSNFDLSAWYLSVPTDNNGDGKADSIKENDLNAGYADGTYFYTAADGGMVFRCPIDGYKTSTNTSYTRTELREMLRRGDTSIATQGVNGNNWVFGSAPASAREAAGGVDGVLRATLAVNHVTTTGDSGQVGRVIVGQIHANNDEPLRLYYRKLPGHSKGSVYIAHEPNGGSDSWYDMIGSRSSSASDPSDGIALDEVWSYEVKVVGNTLTVTIFRAGKDDVVQVVDMGNSGYDVADQYQYFKAGVYNQNNTGNASDYVQVTFYALEQSHD